TGGGAATCGACGCGCCCGCCAAGTTGCCACGGATGACGTGGGACGAAGCGATGACCAAATACGGAACCGACGCTCCCGACCTGCGGTTTGGGATGGAGATCGTCGACATCAGCGATATCGCAGCGAATGTGGAGTTCCGCGTCTTCCGCGGTGCCGTCGACGCTGGAGGCAAGGTCCGCGGCATGAACGCCAAGGGTGCCGCGTCGAAATACTCGCGTCGCCAGATCGATGAACTGACCGAATACGTCAAGCAGGACTTTGGAGCCAAGGGCTTGGCTTGGTTCCGCGTCGAAGAGGATGGATCGCTCTGGTCGCCGATCAGCAAGAATCTGGAAGCGGAGCAATTGCAGGCGATCGGCCAACGATTTGAAGCGGAACCGGGCGACCTGCTGCTCTTCCTTGCCGATTCGTGGGAAGTGACCTGCCGCGGTTTGGCCGGTTTGCGAAAGCGATTGGGTGCGGAACTGAAGCTGTACGATCCCGAAGCGATGAGCTTTTCGTGGGTGATCGAATTCCCGATGTTCGAACACGATGCCGAAGAGGACCGTTGGGTCGCGATGCATCATCCGTTCACCGCGCCGCGGACCGCCGATCTGCCGATGCTGAAAGAGGATCCGGCCGCTTGCCGAGCGATCGCTTACGATCTGATCATCAACGGCAGCGAAGCGGGCGGCGGAACGATCCGGATCCACGATTCGGGGATCCAGCAACAGGTCTTCGATCTGCTGGGGATTTCGCCTGAACTGGCGAAGGAGCGATTTGGGTTCCTGTTGGACGCGCTGCGACTGGGAGCGCCACCGCACGGCGGGATCGCGTTGGGAATCGATCGCTGGGTGATGTTGTTCGCCAATCTGGACAGCATCCGCGACTGCATCGCGTTCCCGAAAACGCAGAAGGCGTCCGATATGATGACCGAAGCGCCAAGCGAAGTCGACAAGAAGCAGCTGGAAGAGCTGTACTTGCGAACGACTCCACCAGCCAGCAAGCAGCAAGCTTAAGGCTGCCGCGCTAGTATCGTCGTGGATCTTGCCGATGCGGTTGAGCACCCATAAATATCCCGTCAGGGATTTGAGCAATTAGCCGCAGGTAAGCGTAGCGCCACCTGCGGTTGCGGTGTCCTTCGCGTCGTTGACCGCCGTAGGCGGTCGCAGAAGCTCATGCGATGTGTGCTGCGACCGCCTGCGGGGTCGATAGTTCGATTCTTGCTTCCTACCGGTGGTCTTCGCTATCGCTCGACCACCGGCTAATGGCTGGCACACCTTTGGCGTGGCTAGTGCCTATGAGAAAGCAGCAGCTTGCCAAGGATTCCCTGCGACGGCTCTACGGTTGGTCGCGACGGGCCACGAGTACGGTTTGCTGCTTGAACCGTTCATATTCCGCCCGAGCGATCGCGGCGAGATCGCTCGGCAGTTCGCCGATCGCGCGGCGGTAATAATAATCGGCTGCCTTGAGGTGGCCTTCTTGCACGCATCGCCGGGCGTCGCGGACCAGCTGTTTCGCTGCCTCGACCGGATCGATCGGCTTCGGCGGGACAACCTTGGCCGCTTCTTTGGCCTTCTGTTGACGCAGGAACTCCGCCGGTTCGGCACCTAGCAATTGGCGATCCATCTCGGCCAAGTCGATGATCTGAACGTGGGCGCTCATCGTGCCGCGAGAGATCGAGCGGCCTGTCGCTCGCGATCCCCAGCCCGAGTTGCGGCTGCTTTCGGCCGACCGACCGATGCTGCCCAGATGAGCCGATCCGCCGTCGGGAACCAAGACCGATCCCGAATACTGGAACGTGCCGAACGTCGGCAGCATGACAACCTGCGCGGAGCAGGTTTGGGCGGCGAGCATCGTCACGGCGGCTGTCAGGATCAAGATCCGCATCGATCGGCTCCATTGGTTCGCGAGGCTCAGCCCTCATCCAGGAAGATGTAAGAGGGATTCGAGAGCAGATACCACTCTTTCCAGGCCTTCACGGCAGCTTCGACCTGTTTGGGGGGCGGGTCGTCGGGCAGGCCGAAGCCTTCGAAACGGCGGCTGACAAAACGCAAGCCGTTGCGAGCTTCGCGTTGCACCGTTTTGTCGGGATCGGTCAGAGCGAAGATCAGTGTCGGCACGATGTCCATGTCGCTGCTCTGGCCCAACATCCGAGCGGCAGCGCGGCGGGTCTTGTAGGGGCCGCCTTTGACCATGCGTTTGAGCCGCTTCAATTGGTCGGCTCGCTCCTGCGGATCTTTCGACAGGATCAACGAATCGTAGATCGCCTTGTCGTCGACATCGTCGCCACCCTGTTCGAGCAAATCGAGCATTCCGCCAACGCTGCCCGCCTTAGGAGCATCGATCAACTGGCCCCCCTTGGACTGCATCCCCTTGGTGCTTTTGGGAAGCCCGTACCCGCCCTGCATCGTTCCCGTGCTCAGCTGACCAATTGCCTTCTTGGTGCTGCGAATCAGGAACAGGATTGCGAAGGCCGTGTTTTCACTTTCGGAAAGGTGGGGGGACATGCCTGCCTTGCGAGCAGCCACTCCTCCAAACGCCCCGTTGGGGTCTTGGTGGCGTTTTAAGTCTTCGACCCCCTGGTTGTACCAGGCTGGCTCGTTTTCGTACTCGCCGCGCGAGTTCTCGACGAAGCTCATGAAGCGTTCGTGAGCGTAGAGCGCGTAGTAGTAGAACCCCAGTGAGTTGGGGAAGTTGGAGAACTTGAAGGCTGTTTTGTTGTAGAAATTCATCGCCCGCCCAACGGCCGTTTCGATCATTGGGTTCTTCAGTTGCGATGTTTTTACCGCAGCGGCCGCCTGCTCGGACTTCTCGTCATGGATTGTTAATGCGGGGGGCAAGCCACTGTCGTCATCGGTTTTCTGCTTGCGACGCGCCCTGTCTTTGTAGAAGTCAAAAAAATCGCCTGCAATCAACAGGCTGCCAGCGCATGCGGAGGTCAGTGACATCCGCGTTCGTTCCTGCCGGACCAAGCCGCGGTTGCCGATGATTCCAAAATAGCCCCACATCCCCGATGGATCTTGCGTTTGCAGCAGGTAGATCGCCAGCCGTTCCATGACTTCAGGGGGGACTTTGAAGCCTGCCTTCCGCAGCGACCACATCGACAGGACTGCATATTGGTTCTGTGAATTGTCCCCTTCGGGACCATTGGGGTACCCGAAACCGCCGTGTGGCTTTTGCAACCCCAAGTAGTAGCGGGACATCCGCTCAATCGCTGATCGGTGCTTAATCGGGTCGACATCGATCAACAGCAGCATTGCGAACGCGCCAGCGTACGACATGTAGTGGTCGACCGATTTCGCTTTCGTTTGTTTTTCGATGTACGCCACCGCGGCTGCCACCCCCTCACGGACCAGCGGGTCGTCGGGATCGTGATTCACCTTGTAGATTGCATAGGCCTTCAACATTTTGGCACCTTCGGGGTGGTGCCCATGGTCCTTCTCTTTTGAACGCAGGAATGCGATTCCGCGATCGATCATGCGGACCACGTCTGGATGTTCAGGCGAATATGCAGACGCTTCCTGCAGGTTTATCGTTACCGATGCGACCAGTATGACGACCAGATTGAAAGCCCAAGGGTTCCAAACCATTCGTTTCAGAGTGGGTAACAGCATTGACGTCAAACCGAAATGAGATTTCTGCAGCAGGTACATAGAAGATTGTTTAGTATAGCATTCCAGGCTTGCTGGAGGCAAAAGGGCAGGGAGTTGACGCACCCGTGAACCGCCATTTGCTCGTTACTCCCCCAGATTCTCAGTTCCAATATGCCCGCAGCGAAAAAGGTTTGTTTTTTAGGTCTCAATGCCTATCCGGCGATTCAAGGAAGGTCGGGAACAACGGTCGGGGGGCTCGAGTCGGGCATGTGGACGATTGCCAGGACGCTGGCTTCCACTAGCGACGACCTCGCGATCTCCATCCTTGTGAGCGAATCGCGACGACCAGCCAACGCGGTCGTGGATCATGTGGAACTGCACACCATCCTGGACCCGCTGAAGAACACCCGGCTTCAGGTGTCGCAGAGTCTGAATCTGCAAGCTCTCAAGCAGGCTCGCTTCCGGTCCTTGTTGCGATTGGCGTGGCAGGTTCCATTGCTCGCTGTCACGCGTCCGTTTCGAGATCGTCGCCCGATTGTAAGCCGCATTGCGGAACACATACGCCGTATCGATCCAGCTATCTGCTTAGTGTTTGGCACGGGCAACGACCAACTGGCTTGCATTCGCGCAGCAAATGAAGTCGGCGCCAAATCGATCGCGTGCATCGTTTCCAACGCGGACGCTCCCTCCTCCCCAGACGACATGCAAGTTTCAACACGCAACGAATACGGGGAGACCGTTCAGGCTCGTCAGGAGACGCTACGCCTGGCGTCGGCAATCATCTGTCAGACCCAGTGCCAGCGGGATCAGGTGCGCAAGACGTTGAATCTGGAAGCCCATGTCATCAAGGGAGGGATCAGGATCGATCGATGGACCCCGTCGAAGCCACGTGTTCATCCGGAGGGTCCTGTCTTGTGGATTGGCCGGTACGATACTTGGCACAAGCGGCCTTGGTTATGCTTGGAAATTGCGAAACGATGCCCCGATCTGCAGTTTGAAATGATCCTCAATCCAGGGAGCGTGCTTGTTGAACAAGAGCTTCGCGAGGCGGTGCCCGACAACGTAAAGATCCTTGATTTTGTGCCCTACGCCGAAATGCCCAAACGCTACCACAACGCCTTGGCGTACTTATCAACAGGTGCAGCCGAATTTGAAGGCTTTCCAAATGTGATCCTCGAGGCCTCTGCAGCGGGTACGCCCGTTGTTTCACTCGAAGATTTCGACGGCTATCTGGCGGCGTCCGGAGCCGGGTGGGGGACCGACAACGACCTCGACCTTGCCGCCCAGCGGCTTCGTGAACTCAAAGAGAATGCCGCGACCTGGCAGCGATGCTCCGAGGCGGCCCAACGCTGGGTGCGTTCAGAGCATTCGATCCGCATCAATTGTGAACGCTACAAAGCCCGGATCGATCAACTTTTAGATCGAAGTTCGTAAGAGATTGCGAAAACGGAAACGAGGTTTCCCGAGCGGCTAAGACTTGTCGCCGAGGCAGTAAAGTCGTTCCTGACGACCGTTGTCACCCTCGACGCCCACACGCATGTAGATCTGGCCCTCATCGATCGCGGGAGAGGCGAAGCAATCGGTGCCTAGGTGGTTCTTCGCAACCTCTTTGAACTCATCGTGGTTGGCTTCAAAAACAATCGTGTCACCAACAACATTGGTCACATAGATCAGCCCGTTGCAGGTCCAAGGGGACGCGCTGAAGTTTTTCCCCAGTCGCTTCCTCCAGCACTCCTCTCCATTGGACGCGTTCCAACAATACGCAATTCCGTTGTCCGTGACCGCGTACAGGTAGCCTTCGACATACAGCAGTGAGGGTTCGTAGACCTTCACCTGATTCGTCCATATCGTTGTCCCCACGCGATCTAAACAGATCGTCTCGTTCCCGGGAACGCCCCCTGATGCAAACGTGTAATCGCCACCACAAATCATCGTCCCGCAGGTAACGTCACACTCGGAATGGGCGACCCAATTGATCTTCCCCGTCTCGGGATCGTAGCTCGTGATTCCCTCTCCTCCGCTGATCAGCAGCTGAGCCTCCCGGTCCTCACCGAAGTAGCAAACATTGGCTGACGAATAGGTGTTGTGGGCACCGCGGTCGGTACGCCAAACAACTTCGCCCGAAGCACCGTCGATCGCTACGATGTTTCCGCCGCCGTTGTTGTCCGTTGGGCAGATGACGAGTGACTTGTAGAGCACGGGTGAGGCGCCAAAGCCATTTCTGGATTGAAACTTGCTCACGTCGGTTTGCCAAAGCAATGCACCATCAAGCCCCAACGCCGAGAGAACAACCTTCGCATCGTTCAAGAACACTGCGAAAATTTGCTTGCCGTTGCAGGCCAACGTTGAATTTGCCTGGCTGCTTTTTAGATGCAACTGGCTCTCGTCGACAAAGTTCCCCTCGTGGATGACGCGTCTCCACAGTTCACGACCATCGGACCGATCCAGCGCGATCACGAGTTGCTGTTCCTGTTCCTCGATCGCCGTCGGCAACACCACCATGTTGTCAACGAGAATGGGAGAGGCATGACCAAGGCCAGGCAAGTCCTTCGCCCAGACAACATTCTCGTCTTCTCCCCATGAGGTTGGCAAAGGCTGATCGGGAGCGTGTCCCTCCATGCCTGGTCCTCGGAACATCCCCCAAGCGGCCGTGTGCTGAAGCTCCACCACTGGAAGGTCGCTAATTTCAGGCAATTCGGAAACGGTTTTTTCTGGGGCGCGTTTGCATCCCCCCTGACTCGCGGCCAGCAGAGTCAGGGCAATCAAGAAAGCAACCCGAACGTTCGTCATCTCCACTCTCCATGCCACAACTCCCCAAAGTGAGAGACGTGGTATTATACGCTTCGGAACGCCTCAATCGGCAACCGTCGGAGCTTCGATCGTCGTTCTCGCTCCGTCTATCCTATCGAATCAATCGACCGCAAAACAGCAGCACCATGCACTGGCTACACAACAAACGTCTTCGGATAGGGCTCGCGGTCTCGGCGCTCATTGGGCTCGCGGTCGTGCCGGTTTTGATTTGGAAGCGTTTCGCCGAGCCGACCATGCCGGATCCCGGCATCGATACCACGATGCGCGAGCCCTTGCAGGCGATCGCAGGGCTCGATATCGCGGCGGGGATGGCCGCTACGTTGTTTGCATCCGAACCTCAGTGTATCAATCCTGCCAGTATCGACATCGACCACCGGGGCCGCGTTTGGGTGTGCGAGATCGCCAATTACCGCCAGCATCACGAAGATGCCCGTCCACAAGGCGATCGAATCGTCATTATCGAGGACACCGATGCGGACGGGGTTGCTGACAAACACAGCGTCTTCTACCAAGGTCCGGATATCAACTCACCCCATGGAGTCTGCGTCTTAGGGGAGCACGTATTTGTGTCCGCTGGAGACAAGATCATTCGATTTACCGACTCCGATGGCGATGACAAACCAGATGAGAAACAGACCTTGTTTTCTGGCATTTCTGGAGTCCAACACGACCACGGAATTCACGCGGTTTCGTTTGGTCCGGACGGCAAGCTTTACTTCAACTTTGGAAACGAGGGCCGGCAAATCAAGGATAAGGAGGGCAAGCCGATCGTGGACTTAGCCGGAAATCTTGTTTCGGCCGAACATCTTCCTTATCAAGAAGGGATGCTGTTTCGATGCGATCTCGATGGCAGTCATTTTGAAACGCTCGGATGGAATTTGCGCAACAGCTGGATGGTGGCCGTCGATTCTTTTGGCTCGATGTGGCTGTCCGATAACGACGACGGCGACGCTTCGGTGCGTCTTAATTATGTTCTGGAATTCGGTAACTATGGCTTCCGGGATGAAATGACCGGGGCCGGTTGGCATACGGAAAGGACGGGGATGAGCGATGAGAAACCGCGTCAACACTGGCACTTAGACGACCCTGGTGTGGTCCCCAGCCTCCTGCACACCGGAGGCGGCGCCCCGGCGGGGATTACGTGTTATGAGGGAGAGCTTCTGCCGCAATTGTTGGGCAATCTGATTCATACCGATGCGGGGGTGAATGTTTGCCGAGCCTACGATGTCGAGCCGAATCTGGCGGGGTTCCGTTGTCAGGGCCAAGACTTGTTGTTGGGGGCGCGAGACCCATGGTTTCGCCCCACCGATGCCAAGGTGGCTCCCGACGGATCGATTTTGGTCGCCGATTGGTACGATCCAGGAGTCGGCGGTCACATGATGGCTGACACCCAACGGGGGCGTTTGTTTCGGATCACGCCCGCCGACCACGATGGAAGCTATCGTATCCCTTCATTGCAGCTAGACGATGTTCCCGCAGCGGTGGTCGCCCTGACGAATCCCAATGCCGCGACTCGCTATCGGGCCTGGAAAGCGTTGCAAAGCTTTGGGGCTTCCGCTGTGGAGCCCCTTTGGGAACTCGCCCAATCCGATAATCCCATCCATCGTGCCCGGGCCATTTGGTATCTGGGGAATCTGCCCGACCAGGCCGATAAGGTTCTGGCTCACGCGGCACAGGACCCCGACCCCAGAATTCGCATCGTAAGCATCCGGCTAGCGCGTCAGTTGCATCGAGACGTTTGTGATGCGTTGCCGTCGTTGTTCCGCGACCCTTCGCCGCAAGTGCGTCGCGAGCTCGCGATCGCCTTGCGTGAAAGCGAATCCTCCGCTGCGGCAACCCGTTGGGCCGAGCTGGCCCAGCAATATGATGGAGAGGATCGTTGGTATCTGGAAGCGTTGGGAATTGGATCGGATCCAAAGGCGGACGCTTGCTTCGAAGCGTGGTTGGCCGCGGTGGGGACGGACTGGAACAACCAGTCGGGGCGAAACATTGTTTGGCGTTCGCGAGCCCGCAAGGCCTGTAGCCTGCTGGCTGAAATCTTGAATTCGCCACAGCTTCCGCGCTCGGAACATGCTCGCTTTCTGCGTGCGTTCGACTTTCATTCT
Above is a genomic segment from Rosistilla ulvae containing:
- the aspS gene encoding aspartate--tRNA ligase, producing the protein MLRSHTCGQLRSQDIDTEVTLCGWVESTRDHGGAVFIDLRDRYGITQVVVGPECGQEAVDAAGRLANESVIKVVGTVAARLEGKHNDKLATGDIELRTKDLELLNSCQQAPFVPSQQDLPGEDLRLKHRYLDLRRTKMLDTMVLRSRIIKLMRDYFADRDFIDVETPILGRSTPEGARDYLVPSRVHPGEFYALPQSPQLYKQILMVAGFDRYVQVAKCFRDEDLRADRQPEFTQLDLEMSFVDMDDVIGMIDGLVGVVAKDVLGIDAPAKLPRMTWDEAMTKYGTDAPDLRFGMEIVDISDIAANVEFRVFRGAVDAGGKVRGMNAKGAASKYSRRQIDELTEYVKQDFGAKGLAWFRVEEDGSLWSPISKNLEAEQLQAIGQRFEAEPGDLLLFLADSWEVTCRGLAGLRKRLGAELKLYDPEAMSFSWVIEFPMFEHDAEEDRWVAMHHPFTAPRTADLPMLKEDPAACRAIAYDLIINGSEAGGGTIRIHDSGIQQQVFDLLGISPELAKERFGFLLDALRLGAPPHGGIALGIDRWVMLFANLDSIRDCIAFPKTQKASDMMTEAPSEVDKKQLEELYLRTTPPASKQQA
- a CDS encoding HEAT repeat domain-containing protein → MLLPTLKRMVWNPWAFNLVVILVASVTINLQEASAYSPEHPDVVRMIDRGIAFLRSKEKDHGHHPEGAKMLKAYAIYKVNHDPDDPLVREGVAAAVAYIEKQTKAKSVDHYMSYAGAFAMLLLIDVDPIKHRSAIERMSRYYLGLQKPHGGFGYPNGPEGDNSQNQYAVLSMWSLRKAGFKVPPEVMERLAIYLLQTQDPSGMWGYFGIIGNRGLVRQERTRMSLTSACAGSLLIAGDFFDFYKDRARRKQKTDDDSGLPPALTIHDEKSEQAAAAVKTSQLKNPMIETAVGRAMNFYNKTAFKFSNFPNSLGFYYYALYAHERFMSFVENSRGEYENEPAWYNQGVEDLKRHQDPNGAFGGVAARKAGMSPHLSESENTAFAILFLIRSTKKAIGQLSTGTMQGGYGLPKSTKGMQSKGGQLIDAPKAGSVGGMLDLLEQGGDDVDDKAIYDSLILSKDPQERADQLKRLKRMVKGGPYKTRRAAARMLGQSSDMDIVPTLIFALTDPDKTVQREARNGLRFVSRRFEGFGLPDDPPPKQVEAAVKAWKEWYLLSNPSYIFLDEG
- a CDS encoding glycosyltransferase family 4 protein; amino-acid sequence: MPAAKKVCFLGLNAYPAIQGRSGTTVGGLESGMWTIARTLASTSDDLAISILVSESRRPANAVVDHVELHTILDPLKNTRLQVSQSLNLQALKQARFRSLLRLAWQVPLLAVTRPFRDRRPIVSRIAEHIRRIDPAICLVFGTGNDQLACIRAANEVGAKSIACIVSNADAPSSPDDMQVSTRNEYGETVQARQETLRLASAIICQTQCQRDQVRKTLNLEAHVIKGGIRIDRWTPSKPRVHPEGPVLWIGRYDTWHKRPWLCLEIAKRCPDLQFEMILNPGSVLVEQELREAVPDNVKILDFVPYAEMPKRYHNALAYLSTGAAEFEGFPNVILEASAAGTPVVSLEDFDGYLAASGAGWGTDNDLDLAAQRLRELKENAATWQRCSEAAQRWVRSEHSIRINCERYKARIDQLLDRSS
- a CDS encoding outer membrane protein assembly factor BamB family protein yields the protein MTNVRVAFLIALTLLAASQGGCKRAPEKTVSELPEISDLPVVELQHTAAWGMFRGPGMEGHAPDQPLPTSWGEDENVVWAKDLPGLGHASPILVDNMVVLPTAIEEQEQQLVIALDRSDGRELWRRVIHEGNFVDESQLHLKSSQANSTLACNGKQIFAVFLNDAKVVLSALGLDGALLWQTDVSKFQSRNGFGASPVLYKSLVICPTDNNGGGNIVAIDGASGEVVWRTDRGAHNTYSSANVCYFGEDREAQLLISGGEGITSYDPETGKINWVAHSECDVTCGTMICGGDYTFASGGVPGNETICLDRVGTTIWTNQVKVYEPSLLYVEGYLYAVTDNGIAYCWNASNGEECWRKRLGKNFSASPWTCNGLIYVTNVVGDTIVFEANHDEFKEVAKNHLGTDCFASPAIDEGQIYMRVGVEGDNGRQERLYCLGDKS
- a CDS encoding PVC-type heme-binding CxxCH protein, which gives rise to MREPLQAIAGLDIAAGMAATLFASEPQCINPASIDIDHRGRVWVCEIANYRQHHEDARPQGDRIVIIEDTDADGVADKHSVFYQGPDINSPHGVCVLGEHVFVSAGDKIIRFTDSDGDDKPDEKQTLFSGISGVQHDHGIHAVSFGPDGKLYFNFGNEGRQIKDKEGKPIVDLAGNLVSAEHLPYQEGMLFRCDLDGSHFETLGWNLRNSWMVAVDSFGSMWLSDNDDGDASVRLNYVLEFGNYGFRDEMTGAGWHTERTGMSDEKPRQHWHLDDPGVVPSLLHTGGGAPAGITCYEGELLPQLLGNLIHTDAGVNVCRAYDVEPNLAGFRCQGQDLLLGARDPWFRPTDAKVAPDGSILVADWYDPGVGGHMMADTQRGRLFRITPADHDGSYRIPSLQLDDVPAAVVALTNPNAATRYRAWKALQSFGASAVEPLWELAQSDNPIHRARAIWYLGNLPDQADKVLAHAAQDPDPRIRIVSIRLARQLHRDVCDALPSLFRDPSPQVRRELAIALRESESSAAATRWAELAQQYDGEDRWYLEALGIGSDPKADACFEAWLAAVGTDWNNQSGRNIVWRSRARKACSLLAEILNSPQLPRSEHARFLRAFDFHSGIAKQLALRSLVDQGYDVHPEEVFARLNARDASTSAVATDALLLFVRSNVYTSQSLDLIERYAIIDVADELATRLLDDASGTLSVRAAEVLFKLNAAQPLVDAMESSEPERAAKAIHLVSLTAGKQAVSLLMPLALQATLPMELRIAAADGLAARTDGQAALLKHLQSNELPAPIQVSIRDGLLASPVKSIADAAAERLASPESVEAVAMPLVDQLINERGDAAAGAIVFRDAGNCASCHRHNGMGKEIGPDLTDIGKRLSPSALYSAILTPNAAISHGFETHTLLSSDGQIVSGVLISQTEDAVTIRTAQGIDRTIRRDEVDELQKQPQSIMPANLHLKLTREQLIDLAEYLMASPTKAQPPE